One genomic window of Sporocytophaga myxococcoides DSM 11118 includes the following:
- a CDS encoding regulatory protein RecX: MGITKKEKEFGLKEIFQKVSSFCAYRERSRQEVLDKLYGFGVSPDIADVIISRLIEENFLSEERFVRSYTGGKFRLKNWGRNKIKFTLSGKGISETEIQKALDEQIDEETYRKTLKNLLERKFVQTNEPDLFKKQQKVARFGVSKGYEGELVWEIVREIFTEKSDQFIPEPPESKF, translated from the coding sequence ATGGGTATCACAAAAAAAGAAAAAGAGTTCGGTCTTAAGGAAATATTTCAGAAAGTTTCTTCTTTTTGTGCTTACCGGGAAAGATCCAGACAGGAAGTTCTTGACAAATTATACGGGTTCGGGGTTTCTCCGGATATAGCAGACGTAATAATTTCGAGATTAATCGAAGAAAACTTCCTCAGTGAAGAAAGATTTGTTCGCAGTTACACAGGTGGAAAATTTCGATTAAAAAACTGGGGACGAAACAAAATAAAATTTACCCTTTCAGGTAAAGGTATTTCAGAAACAGAAATTCAAAAGGCTTTAGACGAACAAATTGATGAAGAAACTTACAGAAAAACTCTAAAAAACCTTCTTGAAAGAAAATTTGTGCAAACAAATGAGCCAGATTTATTTAAAAAACAACAAAAAGTAGCCCGATTTGGGGTTTCAAAAGGTTATGAAGGGGAATTGGTATGGGAAATTGTTCGGGAAATTTTCACTGAAAAATCAGATCAATTTATTCCTGAGCCTCCTGAATCAAAATTTTGA
- the ribH gene encoding 6,7-dimethyl-8-ribityllumazine synthase: protein MATSLKNLSSHTGKNIIDISGKKFGIVVAEWNSEITESLYAGALDTLLKHGAKRENIIKKIVPGSFELSLGAQWMAQHDEIDAVIVLGCVIQGDTRHFDFICDAVAYGITEVGLKYNKPAIFGVLTTNNQQQALDRAGGKHGNKGDEAAITAIKMLGF from the coding sequence ATGGCAACATCACTAAAAAATCTTAGCAGTCATACAGGAAAGAATATTATAGATATTTCAGGCAAAAAATTTGGGATAGTAGTAGCTGAATGGAATTCTGAAATTACAGAGTCGCTTTATGCTGGTGCTTTGGATACATTGCTGAAGCATGGTGCAAAAAGGGAAAATATAATTAAAAAGATTGTTCCAGGATCTTTCGAACTTAGTCTTGGAGCACAATGGATGGCACAGCATGATGAGATAGATGCTGTAATTGTGCTAGGTTGTGTGATACAAGGCGATACAAGACATTTTGACTTTATCTGTGATGCTGTAGCTTATGGTATAACAGAAGTAGGTTTAAAATACAACAAGCCTGCAATATTTGGAGTCCTTACAACCAACAATCAGCAACAGGCGTTGGACAGGGCAGGAGGGAAACATGGAAATAAGGGTGATGAAGCTGCTATAACAGCGATCAAGATGCTGGGATTTTAA
- a CDS encoding bifunctional UDP-N-acetylmuramoyl-tripeptide:D-alanyl-D-alanine ligase/alanine racemase yields the protein MLQINQIIDIVAGSLVCHSENTIIEYLLLDSRKISIPSSSLFFAIQGVHHDGHRFIGELYHKGIRNFILEKVPQDLNLFQNCNIILVDNAVCALQQIVEFHRNAFALPVLGITGSNGKTIVKEWLTQLLSKDYNVVRSPKSYNSQIGVPLSVWEINDQHQFGIFEAGISRPGEMERLEPIIKPKLGIFTNIGPAHDEGFASREEKIKEKLLLFKHSKVIFSCADHKEIATLIKSELPDVKNITWSFKRSGDLVIKDVALEGNMIRIHAVYNKLFLNLALPFSDEASLENLMHCILVLLYLDVKPDEIQSRLNALQKVEMRLELKEGINGCYVIDDTYNNDLAGLTIALNFLDQQKQKEEKTVILSDLLETGRDESHLYAAIGDLLLSKGVKKLIGVGPTITRNADLIKVKSIFYPDTASFLSDMKTADFNEEIVLVKGARIFRFEEIVKKLQQKVHGTVFEVNLDSLSSNLNFYRSRLGHGTKIMVMVKAFAYGSGSYEVANLLQFHRVDYLAVAYADEGVALREHGVSLPVMVMNPSLSTFDKLFQYNLEPEIYSFKILKEYLEFIKANDIASKIHLKLDTGMRRLGFEEKDLKDLVGLLKSMTNIRVASVFTHLAGADEGVHDEFTQSQIEKFKIFTEHLKNELGYSFLRHALNSAGIIRFPDAQMDMVRLGIGLYGIEAGGLLQDQVQAVGTLKTIISQIKEIKKGETVGYGRKGIAERDLRIGTIAIGYADGYDRRFSNGKGKVLIQDKLCPVIGNVCMDMCMIDITETNAREGDEVVVFGKKPSLRDLSQAIGTIPYEILTSVGQRVKRVFYSE from the coding sequence ATGCTCCAAATCAATCAAATTATAGATATTGTGGCCGGCTCGCTGGTTTGCCACTCTGAAAATACTATTATCGAATACCTTCTTCTGGATAGCAGAAAGATAAGTATTCCATCATCCTCTTTATTTTTTGCTATTCAAGGAGTTCATCACGATGGACACAGATTTATCGGTGAATTATACCATAAAGGGATCAGAAATTTTATCCTTGAAAAAGTTCCACAAGACTTAAACCTGTTTCAAAATTGCAATATTATCCTGGTGGATAATGCAGTTTGTGCATTGCAACAAATTGTAGAATTTCATAGAAACGCGTTTGCTTTGCCAGTTTTAGGAATAACGGGGAGCAATGGAAAAACAATTGTTAAAGAATGGCTTACTCAACTTTTAAGCAAGGATTACAATGTTGTAAGAAGTCCTAAAAGTTATAATTCTCAGATCGGAGTGCCATTGTCAGTGTGGGAGATAAATGATCAGCACCAGTTTGGGATATTTGAGGCTGGGATCTCGCGGCCAGGGGAAATGGAGCGTCTTGAACCCATAATTAAACCGAAGTTAGGAATTTTCACTAACATTGGGCCTGCACATGACGAGGGATTCGCGTCAAGAGAAGAGAAGATTAAGGAAAAGCTTCTTCTTTTTAAGCACTCTAAAGTAATTTTCTCCTGCGCCGATCATAAGGAAATTGCTACCCTCATCAAATCAGAATTACCAGATGTTAAAAATATTACCTGGTCCTTTAAACGAAGCGGTGATCTTGTTATAAAAGATGTTGCCTTGGAAGGTAATATGATCAGAATCCATGCTGTTTACAATAAACTGTTCTTGAATCTCGCTCTTCCATTTTCTGATGAAGCCTCTTTGGAAAATCTGATGCATTGTATCCTTGTGTTACTTTATCTGGATGTGAAACCAGATGAGATTCAATCAAGGCTGAATGCTCTTCAGAAAGTCGAAATGCGTTTAGAGCTCAAGGAGGGAATTAATGGCTGTTACGTTATCGATGATACTTACAATAATGATCTTGCAGGATTGACGATTGCTTTAAATTTTCTTGATCAGCAAAAGCAAAAAGAAGAAAAGACTGTAATACTGTCAGATTTGCTTGAAACTGGTCGGGATGAAAGTCATCTCTATGCAGCAATTGGAGATTTGTTATTAAGTAAGGGAGTTAAGAAGCTGATAGGTGTCGGCCCAACAATCACCAGAAATGCAGATCTCATAAAAGTTAAATCTATCTTTTATCCAGATACGGCATCGTTCCTGTCTGACATGAAGACTGCAGATTTCAACGAAGAGATTGTTCTCGTAAAAGGTGCAAGGATTTTCAGGTTTGAAGAGATCGTTAAAAAGCTTCAGCAAAAGGTACACGGTACTGTCTTTGAAGTCAATCTGGATAGTTTGAGTTCCAATCTGAATTTCTATAGATCTAGACTGGGGCATGGTACCAAGATTATGGTGATGGTTAAAGCCTTTGCTTATGGAAGTGGTAGTTATGAAGTAGCCAATCTGTTGCAATTTCACAGGGTTGATTACCTGGCAGTCGCCTATGCAGATGAAGGAGTAGCATTGAGGGAGCATGGGGTAAGTTTGCCAGTAATGGTAATGAATCCATCACTTAGCACTTTTGACAAATTATTTCAATATAATCTTGAACCTGAAATATACAGCTTTAAGATCCTAAAGGAATATTTAGAATTTATCAAAGCCAATGACATTGCATCCAAAATACATTTGAAATTGGATACCGGAATGCGTAGGCTGGGGTTTGAGGAAAAGGACCTTAAGGATCTGGTCGGATTACTGAAAAGTATGACTAACATAAGGGTAGCAAGTGTTTTTACTCATCTGGCGGGAGCAGATGAAGGAGTTCATGATGAGTTTACACAATCTCAGATCGAAAAATTTAAAATTTTTACTGAGCACTTAAAAAACGAGTTGGGTTATAGTTTTTTAAGACATGCTCTGAACAGTGCTGGTATTATACGCTTTCCAGATGCACAAATGGATATGGTCAGATTGGGCATAGGTCTTTATGGCATTGAAGCTGGAGGATTATTGCAGGATCAGGTGCAGGCAGTTGGGACTTTGAAAACCATCATTTCTCAAATTAAAGAAATAAAAAAAGGAGAAACTGTTGGTTATGGACGAAAGGGCATTGCCGAAAGAGATCTTCGTATAGGTACAATAGCAATTGGTTATGCAGATGGGTACGACAGGCGCTTTAGCAATGGAAAGGGGAAGGTGCTTATACAAGATAAATTATGTCCTGTAATTGGAAACGTGTGTATGGACATGTGTATGATAGATATTACTGAAACTAATGCACGAGAAGGCGATGAAGTTGTAGTTTTTGGTAAGAAGCCATCTCTAAGGGATCTTTCTCAAGCGATAGGGACGATTCCTTATGAAATTTTAACCAGTGTGGGCCAGAGAGTTAAGCGTGTTTTTTATTCTGAATAG
- the aspS gene encoding aspartate--tRNA ligase, whose protein sequence is MLRTHTCGELRISDVGKEVTLTGWVAKIRDKGGMIWIDLRDRYGITQLILEEGKSDKRVVEAARGLGREFVLEAKGTIVERVAKNDKIPTGDIEIKVSDLKILNPAKLPPFLIEDETDGGEDLRMKYRYLDLRRNIVRKNLELRHRIAIEARKYLDSLNFLEVETPVLIKSTPEGARDFVVPSRVHAGEFYALPQSPQTFKQLLMVSGFDRYYQIVKCFRDEDLRADRQPEFTQIDCEMSFITQEDILNTFEGMIRHLFKTVKGIDLPPFPRMTYADAMKYYGNDKPDTRFEMKFVELTDVAKGKGFNVFDQAELVVGIAAKGCSEYTRKELDEITEFVKRPQIGSKGLVYVKLNQDGTIKSSVDKFYGEADLKVWAEKLNAQKGDLILILSGDAKQTRSALSELRLEMGKRLGLRDKNTYSCHWVVDFPLLEFGEEEKRWFAMHHPFTSPKPEDITLLESDLGKVRANAYDMVINGVEVGGGSIRIYNKDLQAKMFEILGFSAEEAKAQFGFLMDAFEYGAPPHGGIAFGFDRLCSLFGGVDSIRDFIAFPKNNAGRDVMIDSPSPISDAQLNELHIGVKAEDLKK, encoded by the coding sequence ATGCTTAGAACTCATACTTGCGGAGAGTTAAGAATATCAGATGTGGGAAAAGAGGTTACCCTTACCGGTTGGGTGGCAAAAATCAGAGACAAGGGTGGAATGATCTGGATTGATCTTAGGGATCGTTATGGAATTACTCAGTTGATACTTGAAGAAGGTAAATCTGATAAGAGGGTAGTGGAAGCTGCAAGAGGTTTAGGTCGTGAGTTTGTTCTGGAAGCCAAAGGAACAATTGTAGAGCGTGTTGCTAAAAATGACAAAATTCCTACTGGGGATATTGAGATAAAGGTTTCTGATTTGAAAATCCTAAACCCTGCCAAATTACCTCCATTTCTTATCGAAGATGAAACTGATGGTGGCGAAGACCTTAGAATGAAATACCGCTATCTGGATCTTAGAAGAAATATCGTCAGAAAAAATTTAGAACTGAGACACAGGATTGCTATTGAAGCAAGAAAATATCTTGATAGCCTAAATTTCCTTGAAGTTGAAACCCCTGTACTTATCAAATCAACTCCAGAGGGAGCAAGAGATTTCGTCGTACCTTCAAGAGTGCATGCAGGTGAGTTTTATGCGTTGCCACAGTCTCCACAAACATTCAAGCAGTTGCTGATGGTTTCTGGCTTTGACAGGTATTATCAGATTGTGAAATGTTTCAGAGATGAAGATTTAAGAGCTGACCGTCAGCCTGAATTTACTCAGATAGATTGTGAAATGTCTTTCATAACACAAGAAGATATTCTGAACACATTTGAAGGAATGATCAGACATCTGTTCAAGACAGTGAAAGGTATTGATCTACCTCCATTTCCAAGAATGACATATGCTGATGCTATGAAATACTATGGAAATGATAAGCCTGATACCCGTTTCGAAATGAAGTTTGTTGAGCTTACAGACGTTGCGAAAGGCAAAGGCTTCAATGTATTTGATCAGGCAGAGCTTGTAGTTGGAATTGCAGCAAAAGGGTGTTCGGAATATACCAGAAAAGAACTGGATGAGATTACTGAATTTGTAAAGAGGCCTCAAATCGGATCCAAGGGTTTGGTTTATGTGAAACTTAACCAGGACGGAACTATAAAATCTTCTGTAGATAAATTTTATGGGGAAGCAGATCTTAAGGTTTGGGCTGAAAAACTAAATGCTCAGAAGGGTGATCTTATTTTGATATTATCAGGAGATGCAAAACAAACAAGATCTGCATTGAGTGAGCTTAGACTTGAAATGGGAAAGAGACTTGGGCTGAGAGATAAAAATACATATTCTTGCCACTGGGTTGTAGACTTTCCTTTGCTTGAGTTTGGAGAAGAAGAGAAAAGATGGTTTGCAATGCACCATCCTTTTACATCACCAAAACCTGAAGATATAACATTACTGGAATCAGATCTTGGCAAGGTACGTGCTAATGCTTATGATATGGTAATCAATGGAGTTGAAGTTGGAGGTGGCTCTATAAGAATTTACAACAAAGATCTTCAGGCGAAGATGTTTGAGATTCTTGGATTTTCTGCAGAAGAAGCAAAAGCTCAGTTTGGGTTCTTAATGGATGCATTTGAGTATGGTGCTCCTCCACATGGTGGTATTGCATTTGGTTTTGACAGATTGTGTTCATTATTTGGTGGTGTGGATTCTATCAGAGACTTTATTGCATTCCCAAAAAATAATGCAGGAAGAGATGTGATGATTGATTCTCCTTCTCCTATTAGTGATGCTCAGTTAAATGAGTTGCATATCGGCGTAAAAGCTGAAGATCTGAAGAAATAG
- a CDS encoding PCMD domain-containing protein, translated as MRYIYTLLILLASTGLFAQQQFQNSDFENWTHYSANAPFTSYDQADHWASGNDLLQLATGVQPPTEKTTDAQNGTYAVKLTSRKAFNQLAAGNLYLGTFKLNIMNPASSAKFGIPYTDKPTGFNVYYKYNPVNGDSCSIAIYLFKWNSVNKSRDTVGIGYFQTNQEVSNYTLLSVPVTYKSQVTPDSATMTFSSSAGGKELKGQVGSTLFIDNLSLDFTPLSTTSPFATTGASLFPNPTKDEVKINNAPFASGTMYFYNNQGALISTKVWNGAVSPSISVSDLAPGYYTCKIVSEEQKSFSTKLIITQ; from the coding sequence ATGAGATATATCTACACTTTACTTATTCTATTAGCATCAACTGGTCTATTTGCGCAGCAGCAATTCCAGAACAGTGATTTTGAGAATTGGACACATTATTCAGCAAATGCCCCGTTTACATCTTATGACCAGGCTGATCATTGGGCTTCAGGAAATGACCTACTTCAATTGGCAACAGGAGTGCAACCTCCAACTGAAAAAACAACAGATGCTCAAAACGGAACATATGCTGTTAAACTAACATCACGAAAAGCATTTAATCAACTGGCAGCTGGAAATTTATATCTTGGAACTTTCAAATTAAACATAATGAATCCCGCAAGCAGTGCTAAATTTGGTATACCATATACTGACAAACCGACTGGTTTTAATGTATACTACAAGTATAACCCTGTAAATGGCGACTCTTGTTCTATCGCTATTTATCTGTTTAAATGGAATTCAGTGAATAAAAGCAGGGATACTGTCGGAATTGGTTACTTCCAGACAAATCAGGAGGTTAGTAACTATACCTTGCTATCAGTACCGGTGACATACAAATCTCAAGTGACTCCGGATTCTGCAACAATGACCTTCTCCTCAAGTGCAGGAGGCAAAGAACTTAAAGGTCAGGTTGGAAGCACATTATTCATTGACAATCTTTCTCTTGATTTTACCCCGCTTTCAACAACGAGTCCTTTCGCAACTACGGGAGCATCTCTATTTCCAAACCCTACAAAAGATGAAGTAAAGATAAACAATGCTCCTTTTGCATCAGGAACAATGTACTTTTACAATAATCAGGGTGCATTAATTTCTACAAAGGTTTGGAATGGTGCCGTATCTCCATCAATCAGCGTGTCTGACCTGGCTCCAGGATATTATACATGCAAAATTGTAAGTGAAGAGCAAAAATCATTTTCAACAAAGCTTATAATCACTCAATAA
- a CDS encoding MFS transporter, whose product MKNKKALTLLFISNGISGFAQGISMLSIPWYFTQQNQSSLFIAFFGAVTLGSLFWGLYAGALVDGFNRKDVFLGTNFIEGLIILSVASLGFKEGILPGALIMLVFTITFFGYHIHYPNLYAFAQEITDPKDYTKVTSYIEIVGQSTSIGAAALGALLLEGVDTVQTIPFINLEIPIHIEKWELHEIFLMDGLTYIISFIMILFITHKPSRDITHLEEGDLKEKLKSGYDYLVNNKLVSLFGICSYSIFIVTLVEIFSLRPLYISHHLQEGGDILGLSELLYASGSLVSGIIINTLLSRMPIPRSIVILTFLTAFAFFVCSFTQNVIVFLGISMITGFTNAGSRIFRVSYLFNLIPNELTGRVNSMFNVINTVFRMIFIIAFIFPFFSEGSNVVYAYLILGLFTLIAGIVLIFLYKRILRLTERISEVGTLSH is encoded by the coding sequence TTGAAAAATAAGAAAGCTTTAACCCTACTCTTTATTTCCAATGGAATCTCAGGGTTCGCACAGGGTATTTCCATGCTCTCTATTCCCTGGTATTTTACACAACAAAATCAGTCATCTTTGTTTATTGCATTTTTTGGTGCTGTAACACTAGGGTCATTATTTTGGGGATTATATGCCGGAGCTTTAGTTGACGGGTTTAATAGAAAAGACGTTTTTCTGGGAACCAACTTTATTGAGGGATTAATTATTCTTTCTGTTGCCTCATTGGGCTTTAAAGAAGGCATACTGCCCGGAGCTTTGATTATGCTCGTGTTTACCATTACTTTTTTCGGATATCATATACATTATCCTAACTTATATGCATTTGCTCAGGAAATAACTGATCCCAAAGATTATACAAAGGTTACTTCTTATATTGAAATTGTCGGACAATCCACCTCTATTGGAGCTGCCGCTTTGGGTGCCTTGTTACTTGAGGGTGTAGATACTGTGCAGACTATTCCATTCATTAATCTTGAAATTCCCATACATATCGAAAAATGGGAGCTACATGAAATTTTCCTTATGGATGGACTTACTTATATCATATCGTTTATTATGATTCTCTTTATCACTCATAAGCCATCAAGAGACATTACTCATCTGGAAGAGGGGGATTTGAAAGAGAAATTGAAATCTGGGTATGACTATTTAGTTAACAATAAGTTGGTTTCTCTATTTGGTATTTGTTCTTATTCGATATTTATAGTTACCCTGGTTGAAATATTCAGTTTGAGGCCACTTTATATAAGCCATCATTTGCAGGAAGGAGGAGATATTCTCGGTCTTTCGGAGCTTTTATATGCTTCAGGCTCTCTAGTTTCCGGTATTATTATTAATACGCTATTGAGCAGAATGCCCATACCAAGATCTATTGTGATTTTGACCTTTCTGACAGCCTTTGCTTTTTTTGTGTGTTCCTTTACACAAAATGTAATTGTCTTTCTGGGTATTTCTATGATTACCGGATTCACAAATGCTGGTTCCAGAATATTCAGGGTCTCTTATCTTTTCAATTTGATTCCAAATGAATTGACTGGAAGGGTGAACAGCATGTTCAATGTAATCAACACGGTGTTCAGAATGATTTTTATAATCGCATTCATATTCCCATTTTTCTCAGAAGGATCTAATGTGGTTTACGCCTATTTGATTTTAGGTTTGTTTACTTTAATCGCTGGCATCGTTTTAATTTTCCTATATAAAAGAATTTTGCGATTGACGGAACGAATTTCCGAAGTTGGGACTTTGTCTCATTAA
- a CDS encoding deaminase produces MELSVYSDAHFMKEAYKEALLAFEDNEVPVGAVVVCKNKIIARAHNQTERLSDVTAHAEMIAITSAQNFLGSKYLNECELYVTLEPCVMCAGALYWSQMKKVIIGASDPKQGFLKTGVNLLHPKTELMKGIMEKECSDLLIEFFNKLRN; encoded by the coding sequence GTGGAGCTTTCAGTTTATAGTGACGCCCATTTTATGAAAGAAGCCTATAAGGAGGCTTTACTTGCTTTTGAAGATAATGAAGTGCCAGTGGGCGCAGTGGTAGTCTGCAAAAATAAAATCATTGCTCGAGCGCATAACCAGACCGAAAGACTTAGTGATGTTACCGCACATGCAGAAATGATTGCGATTACATCAGCTCAAAATTTTCTTGGAAGCAAATATTTGAATGAATGTGAGCTTTATGTAACTCTGGAACCTTGTGTAATGTGTGCAGGTGCACTTTATTGGAGCCAGATGAAAAAAGTTATTATAGGCGCATCAGACCCCAAACAAGGCTTTTTAAAAACCGGTGTGAATTTGCTACATCCCAAAACCGAGCTTATGAAAGGTATTATGGAAAAGGAATGTAGCGATCTGCTTATCGAATTTTTCAATAAGCTCAGAAATTAA
- a CDS encoding superoxide dismutase yields the protein MAFELPALPYAPDALEPHIDKATMEIHHGKHHQAYVTNLNKAIEGTELATKSLEEILKNISKATPAVRNNGGGHYNHSLFWKLLSPKSAGKPSGELATAIDKKFGSFDKFKEEFNNAGATRFGSGWAWLIVTDGGELKVTSTPNQDNPLMDVAEVKGFPLLGLDVWEHAYYLKYQNRRPDYISAFWNLVNWDEVAKRFSEVSKQVAVK from the coding sequence ATGGCATTTGAACTTCCGGCTTTACCATATGCACCAGATGCATTGGAGCCACATATTGACAAAGCTACTATGGAAATTCACCATGGAAAGCATCATCAGGCTTATGTTACAAACCTTAATAAGGCTATTGAGGGTACTGAGCTGGCAACTAAATCTTTGGAAGAAATTCTGAAAAATATCAGCAAAGCAACTCCGGCTGTTAGAAACAACGGTGGAGGACACTACAATCACTCTTTGTTCTGGAAACTTCTTTCTCCTAAAAGCGCAGGAAAACCTTCTGGAGAACTAGCAACTGCAATTGACAAAAAATTCGGTTCTTTTGATAAATTCAAAGAAGAGTTCAACAATGCCGGAGCTACAAGGTTCGGTTCTGGCTGGGCTTGGCTTATAGTTACAGATGGTGGTGAGTTAAAAGTAACATCTACTCCAAATCAGGACAATCCTTTAATGGATGTTGCTGAAGTAAAAGGATTTCCTTTATTAGGACTTGACGTTTGGGAACATGCTTATTACTTAAAATATCAAAACAGAAGACCTGATTATATTAGCGCTTTCTGGAATCTTGTTAACTGGGATGAAGTTGCTAAAAGATTCAGCGAAGTTTCTAAGCAGGTAGCTGTGAAATAA
- a CDS encoding outer membrane beta-barrel protein, translated as MKFIASSLLFLFICTSGFSQEKSFNIYAKAGIQAGGPIYHSETIVSKSGAPGFNPLVGLGVSYNLLDELSVSLEAFYSRRKVTYKSTVQNQWYRDKVTVSVNNQPYVYEVETIFTGETKGKFDIQYIEIPLNLHYIIDSKWSLQTGAYYARAISRKNKGTATGIVGRTDIPEPNTVDHKEYDYSNHVNTHFSGVLVGAQYAVSPRLSADLRGTFSFRSLYNERWDGLTYRLRDLYLQLSVNYYFRRRSI; from the coding sequence ATGAAGTTCATTGCCTCCTCACTCCTATTTCTCTTTATATGCACCTCAGGGTTTTCTCAGGAAAAATCATTTAACATTTATGCCAAAGCAGGAATTCAGGCAGGAGGACCAATATACCATAGTGAAACAATAGTGAGTAAGTCTGGAGCTCCTGGTTTTAACCCATTGGTTGGACTGGGAGTTTCCTATAATCTTTTAGACGAACTTTCAGTTTCTCTTGAAGCTTTTTATAGCAGAAGAAAGGTAACTTATAAGTCAACTGTTCAAAATCAATGGTACAGAGACAAGGTCACCGTATCCGTAAATAATCAGCCATATGTTTATGAAGTTGAAACAATTTTTACAGGAGAAACCAAAGGAAAATTTGACATTCAATACATAGAGATTCCGCTCAATCTGCATTATATAATAGACTCCAAATGGAGCTTACAAACCGGAGCATATTATGCAAGAGCTATATCCAGAAAAAATAAAGGTACAGCAACAGGAATTGTCGGCAGAACTGATATCCCTGAACCGAATACAGTGGACCACAAAGAATATGATTACAGCAACCATGTTAATACACATTTCTCGGGAGTATTGGTAGGCGCACAATATGCAGTTTCTCCAAGACTGAGTGCCGATTTAAGAGGCACATTTTCCTTTAGAAGTCTTTATAACGAGAGATGGGATGGACTTACTTACAGACTCAGAGATTTGTATTTGCAATTATCTGTAAACTATTATTTCCGCAGAAGATCTATATAA
- a CDS encoding tetratricopeptide repeat protein, producing the protein MAKLKESKGEPVAENPELVSNKFGQAEDFLNKYKNVLFGIVGAAVLAGAAYFFYNYQKSNQNKEAQNAMFASVIAFEEDSLDRALKGSGPNAPGLIDVADEFSGTNAGDLANFYVGVAFMKKGKFEDAISHLKEFNANDLLVQARAYSLIGDAYLELKDVENAITYYKKAADYKPNEQYTPSYLMKLALAYEVSKNFEDAAKQYEKIITDFPKASEASDAKKYLEQDQERAK; encoded by the coding sequence ATGGCAAAGTTAAAGGAAAGCAAAGGTGAGCCGGTAGCAGAAAATCCGGAATTGGTATCAAATAAATTTGGTCAGGCAGAAGATTTTCTAAATAAATACAAAAACGTTTTATTCGGAATTGTTGGTGCAGCTGTACTTGCCGGTGCCGCATACTTCTTTTACAATTATCAGAAGAGTAATCAGAACAAAGAAGCTCAGAATGCAATGTTTGCATCTGTTATAGCTTTTGAAGAAGATTCTCTGGATAGAGCGCTTAAAGGTTCCGGTCCCAATGCCCCGGGTCTTATAGATGTTGCAGATGAATTCAGCGGAACCAATGCCGGAGATCTTGCGAATTTCTATGTTGGGGTAGCTTTTATGAAAAAAGGAAAGTTTGAAGATGCGATCTCTCATCTTAAAGAATTCAATGCTAATGATTTATTAGTTCAGGCAAGAGCTTATAGCCTAATTGGTGATGCTTATCTGGAGCTAAAAGATGTGGAAAATGCGATTACTTACTACAAAAAAGCTGCAGATTACAAGCCAAACGAGCAATACACTCCTTCTTACCTTATGAAATTGGCACTTGCATACGAAGTTTCAAAAAACTTTGAAGATGCAGCTAAGCAATATGAAAAAATTATTACTGATTTCCCTAAGGCTTCTGAGGCAAGCGATGCAAAGAAATATCTTGAGCAAGATCAGGAACGCGCAAAATAA